A stretch of the Vidua chalybeata isolate OUT-0048 chromosome 19, bVidCha1 merged haplotype, whole genome shotgun sequence genome encodes the following:
- the ITGB4 gene encoding integrin beta-4 isoform X5, with translation MRRKMMNVLPRACARLLLLSLLCATGVCQWSKNNRCVLSRAKSCTECIRVDKDCSFCTDESFEEPRCDLRENLLRSGCGDASIVYTQGEMRTLKNSSINVSLQRTQVSPQAMYMRLRAGEEMSFNMDVFQPKESPVDLYILMDFSYSMSDDLDNLKSMGHNLADFLQALTSNYTIGFGKFVDKVSSPQTDMRPEKLREPWHNADSPFSFKNVIRLTSNINHFSQELRKERISGNLDAPEGGFDAILQTAVCKDKIGWRKDSTHLLVFSTESAFHYEADGTNVLAGILARNDEQCHLDSHGTYVYDTKQDYPSVPTLVRLLGQHNIIPIFAVTNHSYSYYEKLHKYFPISEIGELQEDSSNIVELLRTAFERIRSKMDIRADFTPKALKTEFTSLEFEKTESGSFNITRGKVSKFHMHVKALEYVGGQHVCSLPEKDRQGVIHVKPTSLSDSLTVSTAVICDVCPCEQQQELDSPKCSFHGNFVCGQCICHPGWRGDTCDCSPASSPNNEACIRPGDVEPCSGRGECLCGKCQCYSEDQTLRFDGAFCEFDVLQCPRTSGFLCNDRGRCSRGACVCESGWEGPGCECPTSNDTCIDSRGGICNNHGRCECGRCICDMASLYTSSTCEISYSLGFQAVCESIRDCVRCQTWGTGNLKGNCSSCHLQIQMVEELKKEEAGEYCSFQDEDDDCTYHYTLEGDPSVLPNTTVPVQKNKECPPGSFFWLIPLLIFLILLLGLLLLLCWKFCACCKACLALLPCCARGSDPAPGSAGRTVGFKEDHYMLRQSLMSSDHLDTPLVRSGSLKGRDTVRWKIHNNVHKQGVTSPAATNAKDLSECPRASSFWVGYFSDQQGRSLIWGVLFAVPYGLSLRLARLFTQNLMKPDTREFEQLRKEVEENLNEVFKHIPGCHKVQQTKFRLQPNSGKRQDHTIVDTVLTAPYSAKPDIIKVVEKHVSHEAFNDLKVAPGYYTVTSDQGREQSLALAPGWVQGVISHLSPLSFPPDAQGMVEFQEAVELVDVRVPLFIRDDDDDEKQLQVEAIEVPNGIAKIGRRVVNITIIKEQASSLITFLQPAYSHSRFDKLAKIPVLREIIDNGKSQVTYRTRDLTAKNGRDYIFTEGELVFQPGETRKEVQVPLLELTEIDTLLNNCQLKQFAIDLLHPKYGAKIGRYPQTTVTIADPELVDGVPSMTGLAQVPQSPKGRLSAPFNPDARALSSREISFNWFPPPGKPLGYKVKYWIQGDPESEAHLLDVKTPSAELTNLYPFCDYEMQVCAYNGVGEGTYSDIIHCRTLEEVPSEPGRLAFNVVSSTVTQLSWAEPAETNGVITAYEVSYGLVNEDNVPIGPVKKVLVEDPRKRMVLIENLRESQPYRYMVKARNGAGWGPEREATINLATQPKRPMSSECQPGQGAEGQEQGRAPHHPNCFHTSCLLCCSSHPGNAEGQPEHCVVFCCLSIMALSTSPAVPIIPDVPIIDAEGGEDYDSYLMYSTDVLRSPAGSKRPSVSDDSEHLMNGRVDFSFPSSGSGTLTRTANTSYHQLSSHMHQEHRVMGSSSLTRDYSTMLMGHDYPGTLLPPIHEDAGRTLLRPRDVGFRSRAKVKGYYPSIGCRDSIIMTDGSAGMCKYIDSRKPLGIPDTPTRLVFSALGPTSLKVSWQEPRCEKEVQGYSVQYQLLNGGEVHRITIPNPSQNSVVVEDLLPNHSYIFKVKAQSEEGWGPEREGVITIESQVDPQSPLSPVPGTPFTLSTPCAPGPLVFTALSPDSLHLSWERPREPNGPILGYRITCERLHGGGEPRTIYVEGDNLETTLTVPHLSENVPYKFKVQANTTQGFGPEREGLITIESQDRGAFSQFGGQQYMREVYKFPTEYTTKTSISHSSLDPHFTDGMLVTTQRVENSSSTLTQEFVSHTVMASGTLTQQVERQFYEA, from the exons ATGAG GAGGAAGATGATGAATGTGCTGCCACGGGcgtgtgccaggctgctcctcctgtccctgctctgcgCCACCGGTGTCTGCCAATGGAGCAAAA ACAACCGCTGTGTGCTGTCTCGGGCAAAGAGCTGCACCGAGTGCATCCGGGTGGATAAGGACTGCTCCTTCTGCACCGACGAG AGCTTTGAAGAGCCGCGCTGTGACCTGCGGGAGAACCTGCTGCGCTCCGGCTGCGGCGATGCCAGCATCGTGTACACCCAGGGAGAGATGAGGACACTGAAG AATTCCAGTATCAACGTGTCCCTGCAGAGGacccaggtgtccccccaggCCATGTACATGAGGCTGCGGGCTGGCGAGGAGATGAGCTTCAACATGGATGTCTTCCAGCCCAAAGAGAGCCCTGTGGATCTCTACATCCTCATGGACTTCTCCTACTCCATGTCCGATGATCTGGACAACCTCAAAAGCATGGGGCATAACCTAG CGGACTTCCTGCAAGCCCTGACTTCCAATTACACCATCGGATTTGGCAAGTTTGTGGACAAAGTCTCATCCCCTCAGACAGACATGAGACCCGAAAA GCTGCGTGAGCCCTGGCACAATGCCGATTCCCCGTTCTCCTTCAAGAACGTCATCCGCCTGACCAGCAACATCAACCACTTCAGCCAGGAGCTCCGCAAGGAGCGCATCTCCGGCAACCTGGATGCCCCCGAGGGCGGCTTTGATGCCATCCTGCAGACAGCTGTTTGCAAG GATAAGATTGGCTGGAGAAAGGACAGCACTCACCTGCTCGTGTTCTCCACCGAGTCTGCCTTTCACTATGAAGCTGATGGTACCAACGTCCTGGCAGGGATCCTGGCGAGGAATGACGAGCAGTGTCACCTGGACAGCCACGGCACCTACGTGTATGACACCAAGCAGGACTATCCTTCAGTGCCCACCCTCGTGCGCCTCTTGGGCCAGCACAACATCATCCCCATATTTGCTGTCACCAACCACTCCTACAGCTACTACGAG AAGCTGCACAAGTATTTCCCCATCTCCGAGATCGGGGAGCTCCAGGAAGACTCTTCCAACATCGTGGAGTTGCTCCGCACAGCCTTTGAG CGCATCCGCTCCAAGATGGACATCCGGGCTGACTTCACCCCCAAAGCCCTGAAGACAGAGTTCACCTCCCTGGAATTTGAAAAGACAGAATCTGGCTCCTTCAACATCACCCGTGGAAAAGTG AGCAAGTTCCACATGCACGTGAAGGCTCTGGAGTACGTTGGTGGGCAGCATGTCTGCAGCCTCCCCGAGAAGGACCGGCAAGGAGTCATCCATGTGAAACCCACGTCCCTGAGCGACAGCCTCACGGTGTCAACTGCTGTCATCTGCGACGTGTGTCCCTGTGAACAG CAACAAGAGCTGGACTCGCCCAAGTGTAGTTTCCATGGGAACTTTGTGTGTGGACAGTGCATCTGCCACCCGGGCTG GCGAGGGGACACGTGCGACTGCTCCCCGGCCTCATCCCCCAACAACGAAGCCTGCATCCGCCCTGGGGACGTGGAGCCGTGCTCGGGACGGGGCGAGTGCCTGTGCGGGAAGTGCCAGTGCTACTCCGAGGATCAGACCCTGCGCTTCGACGGCGCCTTCTGCGAGTTCGACGTCCTGCAGTGCCCGCGCACCTCCGGCTTCCTCTGCAACG ATCGTGGCCGCTGCTCCAGGGGTGCCTGCGTGTGCGAGAGCGGCTGGGAGGGCCCGGGCTGTGAATGTCCCACCAGCAACGACACCTGCATCGACAGCCGAGGG GGCATTTGCAATAACCACGGGAGGTGTGAATGTGGCAGATGCATCTGTGACATGGCTTCGCTGTACACCAGCTCCACCTGTGAAATCAGCTACTCTCTG GGCTTCCAGGCTGTGTGTGAGAGCATCCGGGACTGTGTCCGCTGCCAGACCTGGGGGACAGGCAACCTGAAAGggaactgcagctcctgccacctCCAGATCCAGATGGTGGAGGAGCTGAAGAAAG AGGAGGCTGGCGAGTACTGCTCCTTccaggatgaggatgatgacTGCACCTACCACTACACCCTGGAGGGAGACCCCAGTGTCCTCCCCAACACCACTGTCCCTGTGCAGAAGAATAAAG AGTGCCCGCCTGGGAGCTTCTTCTGGCTCATCCCACTGCTCATCTtcctcatcctgctcctggggctgctgctcctgctctgctggaagttCTGTGCCTGTTGCAAG GCTTGCCTGgccctgcttccctgctgcGCACGAG GCTCTGACCCCgcccctggctctgcaggtCGCACCGTTGGCTTCAAGGAGGACCACTACATGCTCCGCCAGAGCCTCATGTCCTCCGACCACCTGGACACGCCCCTGGTGCGTAGCGGCTCCCTCAAGGGTCGGGACACGGTCCGCTGGAAGATCCACAACAATGTCCACAAGCAGGGCGTCACCTCCCCCGCTGCCACCAACGCCAAGGACCTCAGTGAGTGTCCCCGTGCTTCCAGCTTCTGGGTGGGTTATTTCTCTGACCAACAAGGACGGAGTTTGATTTGGGGGGTTCTCTTTGCAGTTCCTTACGGGCTGTCCCTGAGGCTGGCTCGGCTTTTCACGCAGAACTTGATGAAACCGGACACCCGGGAGTTCGAGCAGCTGCGCAAGGAAGTGGAGGAGAAC CTGAACGAGGTTTTCAAGCACATTCCTGGCTGCCACAAGGTCCAGCAGACCAAGTTCAG gTTACAGCCTAATTCTGGGAAAAG gCAGGATCACACCATTGTGGACACAGTGCTCACTGCCCCTTACTCAGCCAAGCCAGACATCATCAAAGTGGTGGAAAAACATGTTTCCCACGAAGCCTTCAATGACCTGAAGGTTGCACCGGGTTATTACACTGTGACCTCAGACCAAGGtagggagcagagcctggcactggCTCCTGGCTGGGTACAGGGGGTTATTTCTCACCTCTCACCCTTGTCTTTTCCCCCAGATGCTCAGGGAATGGTGGAGTTCCAAGAGGCCGTGGAGCTGGTGGACGTCCGTGTCCCACTCTTCATCAGggacgatgatgatgatgagaagcagctgcaggtggaGGCCATCGAGGTCCCCAATGGCATCGCAAAGATTGGGCGCAGGGTTGTCAACATCACCATCATCAAAGAACAAG CCAGCAGCCTCATCACCTTCCTGCAGCCAGCCTATTCCCACAGCCGCTTTGATAAGCTGGCCAAGATCCCTGTCCTCAGGGAGATCATAGACAACGGGAAATCCCAAGTCACCTACAGGACCCGGGATCTCACGGCCAAGAATGGCAGG GACTACATCTTCACGGAAGGTGAGCTGGTCTTCCAGCCTGGGGAGACCCGAAAGGAGGTGCAGGTGCCCTTGCTGGAGCTGACAGAGATAGACACTCTCCTCAACAACTGCCAGCTCAAGCAATTTGCTATCGACCTCCTTCACCCCAAGTACGGCGCCAAGATTGGTCGCTACCCCCAGACCACGGTGACCATTGCTGACCCAG agctggtggATGGTGTCCCCTCGATGACTGGCCTGGCCCAGGTCCCCCAGTCCCCCAAAGGCCGCCTGAGTGCACCGTTTAATCCCGATGCCCGTGCTCTCAGCTCCAGGGAAATCAGCTTCAACTGGTTTCCTCCACCAGGAAAACCCCTGGGGTACAAG GTGAAATACTGGATCCAGGGGGACCCTGAGTCAGAAGCCCATCTCCTTGATGTCAAAACCCCATCAGCAGAGCTGACAAACCTTTACCCGTTCTGCGACTATGAGATGCAAGTCTGTGCCTACAACGGCGTGGGAGAAGGGACTTACTCGGACATCATCCACTGCCGCACGCTGGAGGAGG TGCCCAGCGAGCCCGGGCGCTTGGCTTTCAACGTCGTGTCTTCCACCGTGacccagctgagctgggccgAGCCTGCAGAAACCAACGGGGTGATCACAGCCTACGAAGTCAGCTATGGGCTTGTCAATGAGGACAACG TACCCATTGGGCCCGTGAAGAAGGTGCTGGTTGAAGACCCCAGGAAGCGCATGGTGCTGATCGAGAACCTGCGCGAGTCGCAGCCCTACCGCTACATGGTGAAGGCCAGGAACGGCGCGGGCTGGGGGCCCGAGAGAGAAGCCACCATCAACCTCGCCACGCAACCCAAACGCCCCATGTCCAGTGAgtgccagcctgggcagggggcagagggacaggagcaggggagaGCTCCCCATCACCCCAACTGCTTCCACACCTCctgtttgctctgctgctccagccatcCTGGCAATGCTGAGGGCCAGCCTGAGCATTGTGTGGTTTTTTGCTGCTTGTCTATAATGGCACTTTCCACCTCTCCTGCAGTCCCCATCATCCCTGATGTCCCCATCATTGATGCAGAGGGAGGTGAGGACTATGACAGCTACCTGATGTACAGCACAGACGTGCTCCGCTCTCCGGCCGGCAGCAAGAGGCCCAGTGTCTCTGATGATTCAG AGCACTTGATGAATGGCCGAGTGGacttctccttccccagcagtggcagtggcacCTTGACCAGGACAGCCAACACCAGTTACCACCAGCTGAGCTCCCACATGCACCAGGAGCACAGGGTGATGGGCAGCTCCTCACTGACAAGAGATTACTCCACAATGCTGATGGGGCACG ATTACCCGGGGACACTCCTCCCTCCCATCCATGAAGATGCTGGGAGGACACTCCTCCGGCCCCGGGACGTGGGTTTCAGGAGCAGGGCAAAGGTGAAGGGTTACTACCCCAGCATTGGCTGCCGGGACTCTATAATCATGACTGATGGGTCCGCAGGGATGTGCAAGTACATAG ACTCAAGGAAGCCACTGGGCATCCCCGACACCCCCACCCGGCTGGTGTTCTCTGCCCTGGGCCCCACATCCCTGAAGGTGAGCTGGCAGGAGCCGCGCTGCGAGAAGGAGGTGCAGGGCTACAGCGTGCAGTACCAGCTCCTCAATGGAG GAGAGGTGCACAGGATCACCATCCCCAACCCCAGCCAGAACTCAGTGGTGGTGGAGGACCTGCTGCCCAACCACTCCTACATCTTCAAGGTGAAGGCGCAGAGCGAGGAGGGCTGGGGCCCCGAGAGGGAGGGAGTCATCACCATTGAGTCCCAGGTGGACCCGCAGAGCCCGCTCAGTCCCGTGCCAG GCACCCCCTTCACCCTGAGcaccccctgtgcccctggACCACTGGTTTTCACTGCCCTCAGCCCGGATTCTCTGCACCTCAGCTGGGAGAGACCCCGCGAGCCCAATGGGCCCATCCTGGGCTACAGGATCACCTGTGAGAGGCTGCATGGAGGAG GGGAGCCCAGAACAATCTATGTTGAAGGAGACAACCTGGAAACCACCCTGACTGTGCCCCACCTGAGTGAGAATGTCCCGTACAAGTTCAAAGTGCAAGCCAACACCACCCAAGGCTTCGGGCCAGAGAGAGAAGGCCTCATCACCATTGAATCTCAGGACAGAG gTGCTTTCTCCCAGTTTGGAGGACAGCAGTACATGCGAGAAGTTTACAAATTCCCCACTGAATACACCACCAAAACCAGCATCAGCCATTCCTCTCTGGATCCCCACTTCACAG ACGGGATGCTGGTGACCACCCAGCGTGTGGAGAACTCCAGCAGCACCCTCACCCAGGAGTTTGTGAGCCACACGGTGATGGCCAGCGGGACCCTCACCCAGCAGGTGGAGAGGCAGTTCTACGAGGCCTGA